One genomic region from Zalophus californianus isolate mZalCal1 chromosome 2, mZalCal1.pri.v2, whole genome shotgun sequence encodes:
- the LOC113925405 gene encoding 60S ribosomal protein L12-like, with amino-acid sequence MTLEGSEVYSDTDHSDQRAQIEVIPSASAPINKALKEPSRDRRKQKNIKHSGNVTFDETVNIVCQMWCRSLAGELSGSFKDILRTAQSVGCNVDGCCPHDLTDDIKGGAVACPASSERQRRIFQ; translated from the coding sequence ATGACATTGGAAGGGTCTGAGGTTTACAGCGACACTGACCATTCAGATCAGAGAGCCCAGATTGAAGtcataccttctgcctctgccccgaTTAacaaagccctcaaggaaccatCAAGAGACAGAcggaagcagaaaaacattaagcacagtggaaatgTCACTTTTGATGAGACTGTCAACATTGTCTGTCAGATGTGGTGCCGATCTTTAGCCGGAGAACTCTCTGGAAGCTTTAAAGACATTCTGaggactgcccagtctgtgggctgcaatgttgATGGGTGCTGCCCTCATGACCTCACAGATGACATCAAAGGTGGTGCAGTGGCATGCCCAGCTAGTTCAGAACGACAAAGGAGAATCTTTCAATAA